The Methylomonas montana DNA window CTACAAATAGCCCCCTCACACGCCGGCATAGCTCAGCAGGTAGAGCAGCGCACTCGTAACGCGAAGGTCGTAGGTTCGATTCCTATTGCCGGCACCATTTTTATGCTAAAAAATCAATTGGTTATGGCTTTGTGGTAAACCAGTCGATTTTTGCTGATTTACCCACTGGGTAAATCACGATGCCAATCGCAACATAGTTACCCCTTCAACCTTAGTCAGCATCTCGACTGCCGTTATCAATTCACCAACTTCTGCTGGCGAATAATGCACCGTGATGTCTCCATCAATGTGATGCATCAACGCTTTTCTGGTTTCCAATGGCACACCCGCAAGTCGTAACCTCCTTGCAAAGGTATGTCTGAGGTTGTGAGGTCCTGATAAAACCTCTTTGCCTACAGGTAACTCCGCTCTTACCCAAGCTTTTTTCCAGGCGGAGTTATACATTCGAACGACCGGTTTCCCCCTGTAACCAAAAACATGCGTGGCAATTTTCCCACGCCGGCTTTCAATTATGTTTCTCGCCGTACTGTTTAGTACCAACAAGCACGGTGTACCATTTTTAGTGAAATCTCCCGGCACTAGGAAGACAGACGTTCCGATTTCAGGAATTTTGATTTCCCATTCCCAACGTAATTCACCAACTACTTTATCCCTAGCACCAGTATTCAAAGCAAACATGGCCATTTCAGCCAAATGCGAAGGCAACTCTTTAAAAAAACGCCGTTGCTCTTCAATGTTCAGTGGATAAGGATGCGCAGTGTCTCCCCAATTTGGGGACCGTAATAGCGGAGCTGTCGGTAACCATGGATTATTGTCCATGTCTCGCCATACCCGAGAGGCAAGAGACAATATCCTTCTTACAACAGATAACTCCCTATTAACAGTACCGCTTTTAATTCCAAGTTTCTGGCGATGCTCAATGTAGGGCTGTAAGGTGCCTTGATGCACTTGATCAATTCTAAGATGCCCAATCCACGGATCCAAATTTTCCAAGCACTTGGCATCTCGACTCAAGCTAGGTTTGACCTCCTCGTTTAGAAATTTTGTTGCAGCTTCTCGAAACGTCCGCAGTTTCGGCGCTGCCGCTTCCGTTTTAGCTGCAGCTATCGCTCTATGGTATTCCGCCTCTGCTTCGATTTGTGAGCTCGCTGTAAAGCGGTGGCGAACTCTTCCGATCCCGTCGATCCGTTTGTCGACGGAACCTTTCCCTGTTTTCTTGTCCCAGTACAACCCTGGGAGTTTGTTTCTTGCCATGATGGTTGCTCCTTAACCCTCACGTTGCGGGTTTTATATTCATCTAAAGCGTGATCCAGGTCAAGTCGATCAAAGCCAATACCTTGGTTTCCCATTTGAATTTCGGGAAGATTGGGACGAATCTCACGATCAAACAAGGTTCGCCCCATACCAGAGTAATACTGTGCTTCTGGCAGCCTTAAGATTCTTGGTGGGTAATTATTCGTCATGTTTTAAATTCCGCCAATCAGGCAAAAATAGGCTGTAACTTCCTGGATTCTTACTGCCAACTTGAAAATTAAAAAACCGCCATGCACCTGCTCAATCTCATTTTTTCAAACGTGCCTTGCAAACCCCACACCGCTCAATATGATTCATGCGGGCGCGCAGCAAATTCCAGCAATTACAAACAGGA harbors:
- a CDS encoding tyrosine-type recombinase/integrase; this encodes MARNKLPGLYWDKKTGKGSVDKRIDGIGRVRHRFTASSQIEAEAEYHRAIAAAKTEAAAPKLRTFREAATKFLNEEVKPSLSRDAKCLENLDPWIGHLRIDQVHQGTLQPYIEHRQKLGIKSGTVNRELSVVRRILSLASRVWRDMDNNPWLPTAPLLRSPNWGDTAHPYPLNIEEQRRFFKELPSHLAEMAMFALNTGARDKVVGELRWEWEIKIPEIGTSVFLVPGDFTKNGTPCLLVLNSTARNIIESRRGKIATHVFGYRGKPVVRMYNSAWKKAWVRAELPVGKEVLSGPHNLRHTFARRLRLAGVPLETRKALMHHIDGDITVHYSPAEVGELITAVEMLTKVEGVTMLRLAS